In Anopheles bellator chromosome 2, idAnoBellAS_SP24_06.2, whole genome shotgun sequence, the genomic stretch agagatgattatgaaatctgaaaccaaacaCTAGTAAAGGTCTTATTAGTAGAACAACAGAACTGAACACTGTAACGCTCATGCAACAAGATTCACGCTTCATCCATGCTCCGCCGAATCTGGCCATCGCCTCGTCGATACCGCACGCATCACCAGTGCATGGCCGTGATGGTGTCCAGAATGCCGTGGCCCCAGGGACACTCGTCGTATACTCGTTTGCAGTTCACTCCGTTGGCCCCGTAGCGCCGCGCCATCTTGTATTCGTCGGCCAGATCGTCCGAATCGCCGGGCCTAGCCGCCGGAAGTCCGAGAACGCATATTGTAtctttgattcaatttcgatGCCTCGATGGTGACGCGTTTTCGGGATGGTCCTCCCGCCAAACAACTTACGTGAACACGACGTCCATTATTTCGCCGACCATGCCATTGTGGGACAGTGGCGTGTCCGCAATCTCGCAGATCATCCGCAGCAGACAGGTGCGCGCCCGTGACCCACTTTCGGCCCCACCGAGAagcttctccagcagcacGTACAGCTGCCGCCGGCTCGTGTCCACGAACGCGCCCTCATCGAACCGACTTTCCCACACGGTGTCCGGGTAGGGAAAGATGACGTTCGGCAGGATGCGATAGTTGGCCTGCAAGTTGATGCCCGCGTTGAGGCTGCGCCTCAGCTTGTGATGGAACCGCACCGGTGCCACGAACCCAAACAGCACCTTCGCTACGCCCCCGTTCACCGGATAGTTGAGCACATAACGTCGGTCGCGGTTGTGGGCTCGGTGTTGCAGCTGAGTGGTTCCGTTTGTCCACTGAGCGGCCGCCGCGATGGCCCAGAGCGTGCCAACTAAGCAGCAAATTGCAATTACCTCCGCGCTATTCGATACCTTCGTCGAGCGAGACATTTCGGCAGGAGTGGTCCTCCGGACGAGACCACAGAGTTTTGTGCAAAACACCGTCACTGACGAGCACCACAGGCATTGAAACCATTTCTCAGGCAGAGTGAGCGTTCCTTCGTCACGGGCCCTGCGTTTGCTGTGCTGCTTAACACCGGCCGGAGAAAGTTGAAGAATTTATCCAAATATTTAAATCTTAGTTCTGACCGTGCCGTTAATCAAGAAGTTAACCCAATGGCGTACTCTATCACATACGCAAAGGCGCTTTTATTTGAACATCACCAAGGCGTCACACGATGCCCGTAACATTGCAGGTGCAGAAGGAATCAACCGATTGCAGTGTTAGCTAGCTTAAAAATTAGGCAGAGCCTCGGATGCGGCTCGAATCGAGTTCACAGAATCTGGCCCGGAGAGGCGTGTGTCACGAATTGTCCACCAGGTTGGAGAAATCACTCAACACCGACCGATGGCAGCGATCGTAGATCAGTTCACAGTTGGCTCCGCTCGCTCCGAGCCGTTCGGCCATTTCGTACTTCCGGCGGAGCTCCAGCTCATCTTCGCCGAAAGATTCGTGCACCGAAGGGCTGTAATGGCGATAGAGAAAAGTGTCCTTTGCACGCCTTCTGAGTCACTCTGGCTGCGGTTTTCACACCAACCTTAGAAGCAGATGGACGACCTCGGTCATAAGGTCCTGCTCCGACTGCGAACGATCGAATGGACTATGTGCCAGCTCGCAGACACTACGCACCAGACAGTCCGCATCGTAGCCAAACACGTGCAACAAGTCCTCGACGTACGCGTAGAGCTGACCTGCGGTTAGCGTCAGCGACTTGTGATCGGTGGATCGCTTCCAGTTTCTCGCTGTCACAACACTGGTAGACGGGAACTCTCCGCGGATTATACCTGCAATGGCTCGGGCCCAGTTCGGTGGTTTGTAGAACTCTAGCATTCGGTAGGGTAAGTTGTAATTATGCTGGAACCCGAGATTGATGCCCACCCTTCGGAACGGGTACTTCTTCCTCGGCATAAACAGATGCCCATCGCTGACCGTGCACATGCTGACCTGAGGGGACACCGCTCGTCAAGCTGCTTCTTATTGGTATTTTGCGCAAACATGTACTCACCTGAAGAGTAGTTTGGGTGGGGAACAGTAAAATTTTGCGCTCCTGTCTCGAAAGGACCTTAGGGTTCGATGAGATTGAGTGGTTCGCGTAAACCGATTGTAGACCAAGACAGAAACAGAGTGCCACAGCCAGTTTCATTCTTCACGGTTTAACTTTGAAGGACTAAGCCCGAAGATCGATTGACTACGGTTGACGATCCCGTGCGAGTGGAAACGTTCGACTGAGTCATGCGCGACGAAAGTATGCcacacaacggaacggaacccgcGGGTTCAATGGAGGGCCAACCGGAATCGAATGGAATGGCGGGCTGATCGTAAAAGTGTGGAAATTAGCGGCATTTCGATGTAAGCTTACGCATTAAATGGACTAATGCGCACATCGCTAATGTGATAGCAAAGACATTCTAAGGGAGCGAGGCCCGGTCCGGAATTATCAATTTTCCCCTGTGAAACTCCGTGAATGGGGTAAATGTAGCGCAAACATCTTCATCATGCTGTGAATTCGATCAGGTCATGTCAGTGCTCTGTCACGCTCTGTTCCGAACTAGAGCAGCGATAACTGCACCAGTACGATTGTAGCACTCGATCGCTAAACATATTCTATGAGGATCGATCTGTGTTAACGTTCTACGTTCACTCACCTGCTGCATTGCAAATATCTCTTCATGGCAGACAGTTAGCAGACACCGCCATGGGTTACAGGAACGTTATCGTTTTCAAACCGTCTTTAAACGTTAAGCTTTGGCGCAAAGCTTCGCGTAGTAAAACAACTCACGTGTAGGTGGCGCGCGACTTTCGAACTTGCTTTTCGCGACTTTTGAACTGCGCGACCCAACCGCTTCAATGTCTCTCTGCTTCTCTGTTTCATCGTGTTAAAAAAGTGAGAAATTAAGTGATTTATAATCAAtcttaatttaataaaactcATCACTTCTTTAACGATTTTGGCAACAAATATCCGACTGTCTATTGGCCAAACGTTGAAACTTTGCTTTAAACGTCATGTTGACGTGAACGTCAATTTTTGCGGcaaattgcataattttccgTTTGGTTGCAATGAATAAGTGTAAACAAGTCGcaacttctttcttttcctcgtGAATCTGTTAATCTCTTCTCATTCTTTAATCTCAAACTTCTAATGGTAAAGATGAAGATTAATCTTTACCAATAAAAGTTTCGCCTCGCAAACCGTGCGATTTCACAGTGGAgtctttcttgttttttgttgagCCTAGCCGGCGGTCTATGAAGAATCTTGCGTTCTCGATTCTTGGAGGCGCGTGGCGGTATGTGGAAAAGCCCGGTagctttatttattgatattaATCATTGACTCGACTTCGGGTTAGAAACGGATGGCGAAAGGCTACCAATATCCTCATCACACGGAGCAGCTCGACCATTTTTGGACTATCGTCAGGTTTGTTATTTATCCAGAGCATCCCGAGAAGCACGACTGATTGAATCGTGTGATGTGTGTCTATGAAAAATTGTGTTATTATTTCCCTGTATTGGAATTATTGGTAAATCAGCGATCTGGTGATTCCTATTTCGCGTTGGCCGGTGTTTCGGATTTTCTTATGGTTTGTTTACATATTCGGTAGGGCAATTGTCAAATTTTGAGCTTTGAGCTCAACAATTGTCAAATGAAAGCTATATAGAACCTTACAAATGCTACATATCTAAATTTAGGCCTCGCAGTATGAAAAAACTTTAGTGCAGATTGAACTTCAAACTAaaacggtttttattttaggCTTCGGAAAATGCGGTGTTTCGGTGATACGGGTGTCAGGTGATGCTGCAAAGGAAATCCTGACACGTAAAACGCGTTTGAAATGCCTGCCTGCGCCGCGGAAAGCAATGCTGACCAACGTTTATCACGGTCGAACGAATGAAATGATCGATCGCGGGCTATTACTTTGGTTTCCCGGTAAGCCCTCGCAATGACACGTTCAATGTATGATATTAACTGTGCCCCATCTTGTGCTTTTCAGGTCCACATAGCTTCACTGGGGAAGATACGATTGAATTCCACGTGCACGGAGGCACGGCAATCCTTTCCGCCATGTACGACAGTTTGGCCGCCTTTGGGGATACTCGGATTGCGGAACCGGGAGAATTCACAAAACGTGCATTTTACGCCGGCAAGATGGACTTGACGGAGGTCGAGGGTTTGGCTGACCTAATCAACGCGGAAACGGAGGCCCAAAGAAGACAAGCTTTGCGACAGGCGAACGGGCAGCTGGCAGTATTCTATAGCGGTTTGCGATCTCGTTTGGTGAAAGTCATTGCTGGCGTTGAAGCTTACATTGATTTCGCTGAGGATCAAGATGTGGATGACGGTGTCCTTGACGGGAGTGTGCTTGACATTCAAACACTTATCGGTGAGCTGGAGGTGCACCTTAATGACAACCGTCGCGGCGAACGACTCCGCCACGGTGTCCGGATGGCCATTGTAGGGGCACCGAATGTGGGCAAAAGTAGTTTGATCAATCTGCTCAGTCAACGCAATGTGTCGATAGTGACAAACATTGCCGGTACCACGAGGGACATTGTCGAGTCACACTACGATATCGGAGGATATCCGGTGATACTAGCCGATACGGCAGGATTGCGCACCAACCCCCAAGATGTTGTCGAAAGTGAAGGTATTGCACGGGCAAAGACGTATTGCGAAGGTGCAGACTTGATCGTGCTGGTTCTTGATGCTTCGTGCGTCAGATACCCCGACCAGTTGGATTCGTACGCTCGCGAGTACGTAGCATCGATCGGATTGACCGACGAACTGTTGGTGAACGCACTGTTTGTCTTCAACAAATGTGACTTAGTTAGTGACGGAATGCTTGAAGCGCTTAAAAGACACGGCAAGTTTACACTTCTGTCATGTGAAAATCAATTCGGACTACCAGAACTTCTCACCGGAATGAAGACTCACTTGGAGAGACTCTGTGGTGCTCCGTCGATGGAAAGCCCTACAATCACCCAAGAGCGGCACCGGTTCCATTTGAGGGAGTGTTTAGAATGCTTGGAGAGGTATCGTGACTATTTTTCTGAAACCCCCGAAGCTATTCGAGACTTGGCCATCGCTACGCACCATCTGCGCAATGCGGTCCGTTGCATCGGAAAAATAACCGGTTCGGTGGAGACGGAAGAAATACTAGATGTTATATTTAGCACGTTTTGCATTGGCAAGTAACCCAAACCACTCATGTGTTCCGAGGAATGGGAGAAGTAGGTTTTAATAAACGTTCAACAAAGGTCCAGCAAACAcgttaaatttgtttttctgagGAAAAGTAGTAAAATTGGAACTACGGTACATAAATTAGAGTCTCGTACATACTTGTTTGACACAGCTCAAGCAATATCGTTAAACGTATAGCTCTTAAACTGGTTGTTTAGGTGCAGCCACGCATCACCCCATTTACTTTCTAATTAATGCCGCCCAAGAGGTAACCGACGCAAATATCCGTTTTTGACAGTATACCTCAAAGCCATGGCACGGCTTGAAAGCGCCTACATTCGCACAATAAACTCCACCCCGTGGGGCGGAAATCGTTTGATCTGGCGCCGAAGCTTGCGGACCGTAAACCTTTCCCGGCACACGCGCCTTGACTCCGAACGTAAGTAACACACCCTGCGCGTtccgagtgagcgagacacGCTCGCTGCTGCGTAAACAAGAGATGCCCGAGGACGGAGTACTACGCGAACGCGATTGTTTGAACCGACGAACAACAAGCGCGAAACGTACGCGAAAGCAAATGAACCGGCCCGATAGGCGAAGGAATGTGTCAAAAGCTAGCATCGCTGCGAACGCCAGATTAGAAAGCCTCCAAAATAAGCGATTCCTTCTGAGGTGGTTTGCTTGCAACTGCAATGTGTGTACTGGAAACAATAGGGAATTAAACGGATTGTTCGCAAATGAAGTAGTATACAAACAGCGTCGTGGATTGCGCCTTCGTTCCCGTCTATGGACATCAACGCAAACCCTCGAAACCAGCATCTGTTGCGTATTCTTTCTGCGTGGATGCCGTTCAAACATAAATCTACGTCAGCATACGGAACGATCCATTGCCGCACGATAAAGTGAGCCCCTGGTTGCCCCTTTAGACCAAGTATTAGTAACGAGGCTCTTCCATTTACACACCGCGCGATTTATTGTTACCTTGCGATGACCCTGGAGCAGTAATGCACAACTTTAAAGACGGAACTTAATGCATCGACTCCAACGCCCCAGGATAATCCACAATTCCATCGTTGTGGTTCTCGGCCAAGCACAACTTTGCTGAACTCGCTCGCATTTCGAATCATCGTCACACATggtggccagcggcagcaaaagTGCAACCCGAAAGTATTGGacataaataaaaactttCCCAAAACTTGAGCGGAGAGTTTCGGGCGGACGAACAGATAGTGTACGGCCATCTTTCTGCACTAACCACGACTCTGCTTCCGGCGAACGTTGGAAACAcatgttgaaaaattgaaataatttacaacCATTCGCAGAGAGCATTCACCATCGATACATAGTGGCTGAAGTTTTTTGGTCGGGCGTACTACCGGCAGCCGTTGGCCCGGTGCAACCGAATCGTCTTTAAGTCATTCTTCAATACGTACGACTCTCTACACGGCCTGATAAATAAATCCTTCCATCACACCTGGCAGCTCATACCTTCGCATCTcgtgtttccggtggtggcggctgccCCTGAGTCACGTTCGAACCGGCCGCGTGGTCGAACGGTTGCCACAGGATGTTCGACATCGGACAAGGTTGAAGTTTGTTTGTGCATGAGGTAGCGTCAGATTATCGGTAGCGAAACAGAAGGACAATAAATTCCGATCTACACTGGCGGCGTACAGAGTCCGCATCGTGGCGGAATGCCGTTCGGAAAGTGGGCGCGCAATTTGTAGGACGCCTGGGTACCGACGATAGCTGCCTGCTACGCTATCCTTCATCACGCTGTCGCTTCGGGTTAGGGAGGAAAGATGTTGCCCAAGCACTGAGCACTTTTCTGAAGATGTTTGACCGTTTGCGCGAGTGCCACGAGCGACGGTTGGGATGGGGTTAATTTCAATGCCCCGGGGACTGAGGAGGCGCGCGCTTCTGTGAAGGAACTCAAAATGTATGTAGTCGGTAAtggtcgtcgttgtcacgcagctaCCCTGGGTTCGATTCTCGAAACCGGCGCGATAGCAACAACCTTCTTTCAGGTTACCAAAATTAAGAACACATGGCTTATCCTTGGCGGCTCATTCCCTCATTTATATAATGTGTTTCGACATTTCCTAGAGCCTGAGATTCACTTCTAGAATGCTTCTAAATGTCAAATCTCCTTCGCAACTCTTCGGTTGTGAACCGAAATCGGATTGCTGGCTGGAATCCAAAGTCTGGATCGTGCCCAGAATGAACTAAAACTCTACGCGACCAGGCGGTTACGGAACATCTTCCCTCCGTGGGGATCGCCTACGGGCGCATTCCGTTTAAAGCATCTCCTCCGGTTCTGTGCTAATTGGAAAGTATCCCACAAACTTTATCTTCTATCGATTCATGAAAGTGTCTCGATTCGAGCAGCCCAAGGCCTACAAGTGAACTGGGGCTGAGCCCTGACCACGCCGGGACTGGACGGAGTGATCGGGTGTTCGGCGGGAAagacaatttaattaacatgATAATAAGAGCTTTAACTGCGTGTGCGCTGAGTGATAAATTAGCCCAGCCATCGGGCCCCGGGAATGGAACGGCAGCACTCTGCACGCGGATAAATTGTTTCACAATCGCAACCCTCCTAGAAATGATTGTTTCGGGCCCAAAAGTAATCCGAAAACCGTTTCCCTGGATGGCACTGGCTCCGGAGCGGCAATTGGCTGGCAATCGCGCTGCTCGGGGAGCGTAAATATTTGGActctgtttcttcttctcgatATCTGCTCTGGATCTGGTCTGTTTC encodes the following:
- the LOC131210208 gene encoding tRNA modification GTPase GTPBP3, mitochondrial: MKNLAFSILGGAWRNGWRKATNILITRSSSTIFGLSSGFGKCGVSVIRVSGDAAKEILTRKTRLKCLPAPRKAMLTNVYHGRTNEMIDRGLLLWFPGPHSFTGEDTIEFHVHGGTAILSAMYDSLAAFGDTRIAEPGEFTKRAFYAGKMDLTEVEGLADLINAETEAQRRQALRQANGQLAVFYSGLRSRLVKVIAGVEAYIDFAEDQDVDDGVLDGSVLDIQTLIGELEVHLNDNRRGERLRHGVRMAIVGAPNVGKSSLINLLSQRNVSIVTNIAGTTRDIVESHYDIGGYPVILADTAGLRTNPQDVVESEGIARAKTYCEGADLIVLVLDASCVRYPDQLDSYAREYVASIGLTDELLVNALFVFNKCDLVSDGMLEALKRHGKFTLLSCENQFGLPELLTGMKTHLERLCGAPSMESPTITQERHRFHLRECLECLERYRDYFSETPEAIRDLAIATHHLRNAVRCIGKITGSVETEEILDVIFSTFCIGK
- the LOC131207249 gene encoding uncharacterized protein LOC131207249; protein product: MKLAVALCFCLGLQSVYANHSISSNPKVLSRQERKILLFPTQTTLQVSMCTVSDGHLFMPRKKYPFRRVGINLGFQHNYNLPYRMLEFYKPPNWARAIAGIIRGEFPSTSVVTARNWKRSTDHKSLTLTAGQLYAYVEDLLHVFGYDADCLVRSVCELAHSPFDRSQSEQDLMTEVVHLLLSPSVHESFGEDELELRRKYEMAERLGASGANCELIYDRCHRSVLSDFSNLVDNS
- the LOC131207247 gene encoding uncharacterized protein LOC131207247, which produces MSRSTKVSNSAEVIAICCLVGTLWAIAAAAQWTNGTTQLQHRAHNRDRRYVLNYPVNGGVAKVLFGFVAPVRFHHKLRRSLNAGINLQANYRILPNVIFPYPDTVWESRFDEGAFVDTSRRQLYVLLEKLLGGAESGSRARTCLLRMICEIADTPLSHNGMVGEIMDVVFTPGDSDDLADEYKMARRYGANGVNCKRVYDECPWGHGILDTITAMHW